The genomic region TCTTTGGGGCGGTTGTCGGCGCGGACGGCAATCTCCGGGTTCGCGTCCACGAGACGGTCCTCGGCCTCGGCATCAGCCACCTCGCCTGCGCTGCGCAGCGGCTTGGCCTTGCCCGAGAACCGGTGGTGGAGCGTTGCCGTGGCCTCGTCGCGCTGCTTCTGGAAGAACAGGAAACTGATGGCGAACGCCATCATCCCGGCGCACAGCGCGGCCAGGAGCACCCCC from Arthrobacter sp. NicSoilB8 harbors:
- a CDS encoding DUF4229 domain-containing protein, encoding MAFLKYTLIRLALFAPLFVLFLYLQLGVLLAALCAGMMAFAISFLFFQKQRDEATATLHHRFSGKAKPLRSAGEVADAEAEDRLVDANPEIAVRADNRPKDS